The Pyrenophora tritici-repentis strain M4 chromosome 8, whole genome shotgun sequence genome contains a region encoding:
- a CDS encoding Cupin-8 multi-domain protein, which yields MAPGILEHPGIAIAESRPTKKLKTSAATVLEDDDEVAKFVAVPSHPLGIKPAGNAYTASENIKSKCGLFASLPDELLSHILESFEADILIRLGSTCRALYAFTRLDELWRALFVNSPADDFEWRGTWRATHLKIPKEHVTSIPCNNLFSDALYRPFQCAHTPLNHYALSIPRSNEIARLSDLSYDEYAETWVDKPFILTTPVKEWPVYGTWTPESLLEKFPDTKFRAEAVDWPMIKYMSYMHDNADESPLYLFDRAFAEKTNIDITAAPHSKQAAYWSPTCFGDDLFSVLGEHRPDCRWMIMGPKRSGSTFHKDPNATSAWNAVLTGSKYWLMFPAGPGIEPPPGVIVSEDQSEITSPLSIAEYMLTFHELARQTPGCKEGICYSGEVLHVPSGWFHLVLNLEDSLALTQNFVPRKKLPDVLAFLRDQRSEVSGFKEDVCDRAYELFVERLQEQHPELLEQGLVELENKTKKSRGKWEQLTKGDDEEEVAGGFSFGFGGDDDDADIP from the exons ATGGCGCCCGGCATCCTAGAACACCCTGGTATTGCCATTGCCGAATCACGACCAACGAAAAAATTAAAGACATCTGCAGCCACAGTCCttgaagacgacgacgaagtGGCGAAATTCGTCGCAGTACCGTCGCATCCTCTGGGCATCAAGCCGGCCGGCAATGCGTATACGGCGTCCGAGAACATCAAGTCAAAATGTGGATTATTTGCCAGCCTGCCTGATGAGCTGCTGAGCCACATTCTTGAGTCATTCGAAGCTGACATCTTGATACGCCTGGGAAGCACGTGCCGGGCTCTCTATGCTTTTACCAGGTTGGATGAGTTGTGGAGGGCCTTATTCGTAAA CTCTCCCGCCGACGATTTCGAGTGGCGCGGAACTTGGCGAGCAACCCATCTCAAGATCCCCAAAGAACATGTGACCTCGATACCCTGCAACAATCTATTCTCGGATGCCTTGTATCGGCCTTTTCAATGCGCCCACACACCCCTCAACCACTATGCGTTGAGCATTCCAAGATCAAATGAGATAGCTCGGTTATCAGATCTCAGTTATGATGAGTATGCGGAGACATGGGTAGACAAGCCTTTCATCCTCACTACTCCAGTCAAGGAATGGCCAGTATACGGTACCTGGACACCGGAGTCGCTCCTAGAAAAGTTCCCAGACACCAAGTTCCGAGCCGAAGCAGTAGACTGGCCTATGATAAAGTACATGTCCTATATGCACGACAACGCCGATGAATCACCTCTGTACCTCTTCGATCGCGCCTTTGCCGAAAAGACGAACATCGACATTACAGCGGCACCCCACTCAAAGCAAGCCGCATATTGGAGTCCCACATGTTTCGGCGACGACCTTTTCAGCGTGCTGGGAGAGCACCGCCCGGACTGCCGCTGGATGATCATGGGTCCCAAGCGCAGCGGATCTACGTTTCACAAAGACCCAAACGCAACGAGCGCGTGGAACGCTGTCCTCACTGGAAGCAAATACTGGCTCATGTTCCCTGCGGGTCCTGGCATCGAGCCCCCACCTGGGGTCATCGTCTCAGAAGATCAATCCGAAATTACCTCCCCGCTCAGTATCGCAGAGTATATGCTAACCTTCCACGAACTTGCGCGCCAGACTCCCGGCTGCAAAGAAGGAATCTGTTATTCTGGAGAGGTGTTGCATGTACCATCAGGCTGGTTCCACCTCGTTCTGAATCTCGAGGACAGCCTTGCATTGACACAAAACTTTGTCCCGAGGAAGAAACTACCAGACGTCCTGGCCTTCTTACGCGATCAGCGGAGCGAGGTCAGTGGGTTCAAGGAAGATGTTTGCGATCGGGCATATGAGCTCTTCGTAGAAAGACTACAGGAACAACACCCCGAGCTACTCGAGCAAGGTCTCGTTGAACTGGAAAACAAGACAAAGAAGAGCCGTGGTAAATGGGAGCAGTTGACCAAGGGAGACGACGAGGAGGAAGTAGCAGGAGGCTTCAGCTTCGGCTTTGGAGGTGACGACGATGACGCTGATATCCCATGA
- a CDS encoding KIP1, Kinesin protein → MASGGGNIKVVVRCRPFNGREKARNAQCIVQMKGDQTILTPPQHLDIKGKAAKAAAEGTKTFAFDRSYWSFDRDAPNYAGQDNLHEDLGKPLLDNAFQGYNNCIFAYGQTGSGKSYSMMGYGAEYGIIPKICQDMFERIKGLQADKNSTCTVEVSYLEIYNERVRDLLNPSNKGNLRVREHPSTGPYVEDLAKLVVQSFPEIENLMDEGNKARTVAATNMNETSSRSHAVFTLTLTQKRHDVETSMSGERVAKISLVDLAGSERATSTGATGARLKEGAEINRSLSTLGRVIAALADQSSGKKKAQVPYRDSILTWLLKDSLGGNSMTAMIAAISPADINFDETLSTLRYADSAKRIKNHAVVNEDPNARMIRELKEELSKLRSQLGGGGGGAPGANGIIEEQYAPDTPLEKQIVSITQADGSIKKVSKAEIVEQLDQSEKLYTELNQTWEEKLQKTEEIHKEREAALEELGISIEKGFVGLSTPKNMPHLVNLSDDPLLTECLVYNLKPGTTTVGNSDVDGQTAQIRLNGSQILAEHCNFENVDGKVTVIPQETASVMVNGVRIDKPRLLKSGHRIILGDFHIFRFNNPQEARAERAEVGTSLLRQTVAGNLNSPSPAPRPGHDRSYSAISIANSDFDPDSPRAGSPALWQRGRESEFSYARREALTAWLGPDKRIETLPDEDFEALFENLSRLRETRKARPESRIYSDEGDTESMSSYAFRDREKYASGGSGTLDNFSLDTMLTMPSTPQQEGSEKMHEIREDMQRKIEQSKDDFQSKLKADVEAKVELEELRAAKEEMQKQLKEQKEAFKRQLKSLGHDIPPEINEEPETDEATQNEHQLELIRTVSKQWRRRKYVTMAETLLQNAAILKEAQVMSQQMDKRVVFQFCIVDIGHTVPSSYDLVNMGIPGEDDEYLDNQSKPCVGIRVIDFKNEVVHLWSLQKLRDRVRRMHQMHQYMNRPEYFQHFNPESPFSEPCMPEFTRIGDVDVPLAAVFESRVRDFSLDVISPYTANPIGIIRLSLEPSSAEAPSTTLKFNVGMHEFVGFPEREGTQVHAVLFVPGISDESGATTTTWITDFNEGPIRFESVHSMSLPYPSPRDTFLRISIFAKVTDIHLDKLLSWDDMRDSAEQPKQKRRNARLPESEFYTEDTHDIFSRIQIQEITDDGTYQPVEVTQSSVMDAGVYQLHQGLARRIVVNLTHTAGDTIHWEGVKALRMGRIRMVDAAGNCPNYGSPVKEVPVDLVSPPLIRKNADGTTNVKFVGRWDSTAHASQILDRATKDNFRVKTTLLFDVTSPKLIEPMTFSFDLLVQIRGRSYIRQTSLFSLASIWNTVKIVHSTVGIFNVAIRPTSVKRATDLWRMNTKDDYIKGEEQLSGWTPRGVSLVRDFIDMEKRRRRIADIETARSVLSSKALSIPTSALAASKNKSLTDSQKALLTRIISLWKTKKAPAEIILNSTNLEPPSNGAAFAPRSPSPSPSPTPSLTATVRFVAKNPNLMKASYLMTPDPTNTRWIRRYVELRKPYLHIYSNDGDEINAINVSTAKIDHSPQIARLLSGGGSVSSGASLSVPGNAASGVNKDVVFAVFARSNTYIFRARSEREKIEWILRLDQSYFSGGESSEGSG, encoded by the exons ATGGCGTCCGGCGGAGGGAATATCAAGGTCGTGGTGCGATGCAGGCCTTTTAACGGACGAG AAAAGGCGCGCAATGCACAATGTATCGTGCAGATGAAAGGCGACCAGACCATTCTGACTCCCCCACAACACCTGGATATCAAGGGTAAGGCCGCCAAAGCCGCCGCCGAAGGCACCAAGACATTCGCCTTTGACCGATCCTACTGGTCCTTTGACCGCGATGCTCCCAACTATGCGGGCCAAGACAACCTCCACGAGGATCTCGGAAAGCCGCTTCTCGACAATGCCTTCCAGGGCTACAACAACTGTATTTTCGCCTACGGTCAGACGGGTTCGGGCAAGTCGTACTCGATGATGGGCTATGGCGCAGAATACGGAATCATTCCCAAGATTTGCCAGGACATGTTTGAGAGGATAAAGGGGTTGCAGGCGGACAAGAATTCAACATGCACAGTTGAAGTCTCATATCTGGAAATCTACAATGAGCGCGTACGCGATCTGCTAAATCCGTCAAACAAGGGCAATTTGCGTGTCCGAGAGCACCCGTcgaccggtccttatgtcGAAGATTTGGCCAAACTGGTCGTCCAGTCTTTTCCCGAAATCGAGAACTTGATGGACGAAGGAAACAAGGCCCGTACCGTCGCCGCGACCAACATGAACGAAACCTCCTCCCGATCGCACGCCGTCTTCACCCTTACCCTCACCCAGAAACGCCACGATGTCGAGACAAGCATGAGCGGGGAGAGGGTGGCAAAGATTAGTTTGGTTGATTTGGCTGGTTCGGAAAGAGCTACCTCGACAGGTGCAACGGGCGCAAGGCTGAAGGAGGGTGCAGAGATCAATCGATCTCTCTCTACCCTAGGTCGTGTCATTGCAGCCCTCGCGGATCAGTCGTCAGGGAAGAAAAAGGCTCAAGTTCCCTACCGAGACTCCATCTTGACATGGCTGCTCAAAGACTCGCTAGGAGGAAACAGTATGACTGCCATGATCGCTGCCATTTCCCCGGCCGACATCAACTTCGACGAAACCCTCTCCACGCTCCGTTATGCCGACTCTGCGAAACGTATCAAGAACCACGCCGTCGTAAACGAAGACCCCAACGCGCGCATGATTAGAGAACTCAAGGAGGAACTGTCCAAATTGCGGTCACAATTAGGTGGGGGTGGGGGAGGCGCTCCGGGTGCGAACGGCATCATAGAAGAACAGTACGCACCAGACACACCGTTGGAAAAACAAATTGTCTCCATTACACAGGCAGATGGATCGATCAAGAAGGTCTCAAAAGCTGAGATTGTCGAGCAGCTGGACCAATCGGAGAAGCTCTACACCGAGTTGAATCAGACTTGGGAAGAGAAGCTGCAAAAGACGGAAGAAATTCACAAGGAGCGCGAGGCTGCCTTAGAAGAGCTAGGAATCAGCATTGAAAAGGGCTTCGTTGGTCTTTCAACGCCCAAGAACATGCCTCATTTGGTCAATTTGAGTGATGATCCACTTCTGACCGAATGTCTCGTCTACAATCTAAAACCTGGTACGACAACAGTGGGAAACTCAGACGTTGACGGTCAGACTGCACAAATCCGCTTAAATGGTTCGCAGATTCTTGCCGAGCACTGCAACTTTGAGAATGTGGACGGCAAGGTTACTGTGATACCCCAGGAAACTGCTAGTGTCATGGTTAACGGCGTACGCATCGATAAGCCCAGGTTACTCAAGAGCGGGCACCGCATCATCCTTGGCGACTTCCACATTTTTCGATTCAATAACCCACAAGAAGCAAGAGCGGAGCGCGCTGAAGTCGGAACAAGCCTTCTCCGACAGACAGTGGCTGGTAATCTGAATTCTCCTTCGCCCGCACCTAGGCCCGGACACGACAGATCCTACAGTGCAATTAGCATAGCGAACAGCGACTTCGACCCAGACAGTCCCAGAGCCGGATCGCCTGCGCTGTGGCAACGCGGTCGAGAGTCCGAGTTTTCCTACGCGCGGAGGGAGGCCCTTACTGCTTGGCTAGGACCGGATAAACGCATCGAGACCCTTCCAGACGAGGATTTTGAGGCGCTGTTCGAAAACCTCAGCAGGCTGCGCGAGACACGGAAAGCTCGTCCGGAGAGTCGGATATACAGCGACGAGGGTGATACCGAGTCTATGTCTTCATACGCTTTCAGGGACAGGGAGAAGTATGCCTCTGGTGGCAGTGGGACGTTGGACAACTTCTCGCTGGATACCATGTTGACGATGCCGTCCACGCCACAGCAAGAAGGTAGCGAAAAGATGCACGAGATCCGAGAGGACATGCAAAGGAAGATTGAGCAGTCAAAGGACGACTTTCAGAGCAAACTCAAGGCCGACGTGGAGGCCAAGGTTGAGCTGGAAGAGCTGCGGGCTGCGAAAGAAGAGATGCAGAAGCAACTGAAGGAGCAGAAAGAAGCATTCAAGCGTCAATTGAAGAGCTTAGGACATGATATCCCGCCTGAAATCAACGAAGAACCGGAAACCGACGAGGCCACACAGAACGAACATCAGCTGGAGTTGATCCGGACTGTGTCCAAACAGTGGCGGCGACGGAAATATGTCACCATGGCGGAGACGCTTTTGCAAAATGCGGCGATCCTGAAGGAGGCCCAGGTCATGAGCCAGCAAATGGACAAGCGCGTTGTTTTCCAGTTTTGCATCGTCGATATTGGTCATACAGTCCCATCATCCTACGACCTGGTCAACATGGGCATCCCTGGAGAAGACGACGAGTATCTTGACAATCAATCAAAGCCATGCGTCGGCATACGCGTCATTGATTTCAAGAATGAGGTCGTTCACCTTTGGTCGTTGCAGAAGCTACGCGATAGGGTACGGCGGATGCACCAAATGCATCAGTACATGAACCGTCCAGAGTACTTCCAGCATTTCAACCCTGAGTCGCCTTTCTCAGAACCGTGCATGCCTGAGTTCACGCGGATAGGGGATGTGGATGTTCCGCTTGCCGCTGTATTCGAGTCGAGAGTACGGGACTTTAGTCTTGATGTGATCTCTCCGTATACGGCAAACCCTATTGGTATCATCCGGCTGTCGTTAGAACCTTCATCCGCAGAGGCTCCTTCAACTACGCTCAAGTTTAATGTCGGTATGCACGAGTTCGTTGGCTTCCCAGAACGAGAAGGAACTCAAGTGCACGCTGTGCTCTTCGTGCCCGGTATCTCAGATGAGAGCGGTGCGACGACTACAACTTGGATAACAGATTTCAACGAAGGGCCCATTCGTTTCGAGAGTGTGCATAGCATGAGCCTTCCGTATCCAAGTCCGCGCGACACGTTTTTGCGGATATCAATCTTCGCGAAAGTGACAGATATCCATCTTGACAAGCTGCTAAGTTGGGACGACATGCGCGACTCGGCGGAGCAGCCCAAGCAAAAACGACGAAACGCACGCTTACCAGAGTCGGAGTTTTATACAGAGGACACACATGATATCTTCTCGCGTATACAGATACAAGAGATTACGGATGATGGAACATATCAGCCGGTTGAAGTCACACAGAGCAGCGTTATGGATGCTGGAGTGTACCAGCTCCATCAGGGTCTGGCACGTCGTATTGTCGTCAACCTTACCCACACTGCTGGAGACACAATACACTGGGAGGGTGTCAAGGCGCTCCGTATGGGCCGTATTCGCATGGTCGATGCAGCAGGCAATTGTCCAAACTACGGCTCGCCTGTCAAGGAAGTGCCAGTGGATCTGGTCTCGCCGCCGCTTATCAGGAAAAACGCAGACGGCACAACCAATGTGAAGTTTGTAGGAAGGTGGGACAGCACTGCACATGCTTCCCAGATTCTTGACCGTGCGACGAAAGACAACTTCCGGGTCAAAACAACCCTACTCTTCGACGTTACATCGCCCAAACTCATCGAACCGATGACCTTCTCCTTTGATCTCCTCGTTCAGATCCGAGGCCGCTCATATATCCGCCAAACCTCGCTCTTCTCCCTCGCCAGCATCTGGAATACTGTCAAGATCGTCCACTCCACCGTCGGTATCTTCAACGTCGCCATCCGCCCCACCTCCGTAAAGCGCGCCACGGACCTCTGGCGTATGAACACAAAAGACGACTACATAAAAGGCGAAGAACAACTCTCCGGCTGGACCCCTCGCGGCGTCTCCCTCGTCCGCGACTTCATCGACATGGAAAAGCGCCGCCGCCGCATCGCCGACATTGAAACCGCGCGCTCAGTCCTCTCCTCCAAAGCTCTCAGCATCCCCACCTCCGCGCTCGCCGCCTCAAAAAACAAGTCCTTAACAGACTCCCAAAAAGCGCTCCTCACACGCATAATCTCGCTTTGGAAGACCAAAAAGGCCCCCGCGGAAATCATCCTCAATTCAACGAATCTGGAACCGCCATCGAATGGCGCAGCTTTTGCACCCCGCTCACCGTCTCCATCCCCGAGTCCGACACCGAGTCTCACAGCTACTGTACGCTTCGTTGCCAAGAATCCAAACCTTATGAAGGCGAGTTACCTGATGACACCCGATCCGACAAATACCCGCTGGATACGACGATATGTCGAACTGCGTAAACCATACCTGCACATCTACTCCAACGACGGCGATGAAATTAACGCAATCAATGTATCCACCGCTAAAATCGATCATTCGCCGCAGATTGCTAGACTGCTTTCTGGAGGCGGCAGCGTTAGCAGCGGCGCATCGTTGAGCGTTCCCGGAAATGCAGCTAGTGGTGTAAATAAAGATGTCGTGTTTGCGGTTTTCGCAAGAAGTAATACGTATATTTTTAGAGCGAGGAGTGAGAGGGAGAAGATTGAGTGGATTTTAAGGCTGGATCAGAGTTATTTTAGTGGCGGGGAGAGTAGTGAGGGGAGTGGGTAG